A stretch of Ipomoea triloba cultivar NCNSP0323 chromosome 11, ASM357664v1 DNA encodes these proteins:
- the LOC115995886 gene encoding receptor-like protein EIX1, which produces MRTTYLPWLLFLLIIVQYLNGSRSCFENERNALLSFKHTIISDPFSSLSSWGASRDDDCCKWKGIGCDNTTGHVVALHLEHEGLQGEISPSLLHLPFLNFLDLSSNEFETIPSFIGSLDKLVYLDLFFNNFSGNVPPHLGNISTLKYLDLGFNQELKVVYTLEWISHLSSLEYLNMDSVDLHSVSDWLHSITKLSLLRTLSLSSCDVPSPPSSSLLHINSSTFLQHLSLRYNGNITTFPLLNLWLNQSYFLQYLDLSGNSLVGGDKDIKFLRNLGHLKTLDLSYNSFSFNFSQLILGSEKLIKILILNDNKIVGSLDDTREVNSLRELNLENNQLSGLLPDMSTMLSLEIFAIGNNHFNGNSMGSNISHLSNLKFLDVSSNSLDGAISEISFSNFSKLDVLVLSDNSLTLNLGTHWIPPFQLSGLGLRSCELGPKFPNWLHTQTKLEDLDISNNEISDLIPQWFTNLSNLDYLSVSQNRIRGKLPNLPLGLNLVDFSSNLLEGPIPKNYSGASELNLSNNKFSGTILDLSS; this is translated from the exons ATGAGGACTACTTATCTCCCGTGGCTTCTGTTCCTTTTGATTATTGTTCAATATTTAAATGGGAGTAGGAGCTGCTTTGAGAATGAGAGAAATGCTCTTCTAAGCTTCAAACATACCATCATTTCTGACCCTTTCAGCTCTCTTTCCTCATGGGGAGCCAGTAGAGATGATGATTGCTGCAAATGGAAAGGAATTGGTTGCGATAACACAACTGGCCAtgttgttgctcttcatttgGAGCATGAAGGCTTACAAGGTGAAATCAGCccttccttgcttcatttaccGTTTCTCAATTTCTTGGATCTTAGTTCTAATGAATTTGAAACAATTCCGAGTTTCATTGGCTCTCTGGACAAGTTGGTCTATCttgatcttttttttaataatttttccgGGAATGTCCCTCCTCATCTCGGAAATATTTCTACTTTGAAATATCTTGACCTTGGCTTCAATCAAGAATTAAAAGTAGTTTACACCTTGGAATGgatttctcatctttcttccTTGGAGTATCTCAATATGGACTCTGTAGACCTTCATTCTGTTTCAGATTGGCTTCACTCAATTACAAAGCTTTCTTTGCTGAGAACACTAAGCCTATCTTCCTGCGATGTTCCAAGTCCCCCATCATCATCACTTTTGCACATCAACTCTTCTACCTTCCTACAACACTTGTCTTTACGGTATAATGGAAACATAACAACATTTCCCCTactgaatttgtggctaaacCAAAGTTACTTCCTTCAATATCTTGACCTCTCCGGTAATTCTTTGGTAGGTGGCGATAAGGACATCAAATTCTTGAGGAACCTTGGCCatttgaaaactctagatttatcatataattctttttctttcaacttTTCACAACTCATTTTAGGTTCTGAGAAGTTGATAAAGATTTTGATATTAAATGATAACAAAATTGTGGGATCACTAGATGATACCAGAGAGGTTAATTCCCTAAGAGAATTAAACTTGGAGAATAATCAACTTTCTGGTTTACTGCCTGACATGTCAACAATGTTGTCCTTAGAAATTTTTGCAATAGGCAACAATCACTTCAATGGGAACTCAATGGGAAGTAACATCAGCCACCTCTCTAATCTCAAATTTCTAGATGTTTCTTCAAATTCTTTGGATGGAGCCATATCTGAAATCAGCTTCTCTAATTTTAGCAAATTGGATGTGCTCGTCCTGTCTGATAACTCTTTGACACTGAATTTAGGCACCCACTGGATTCCCCCATTTCAGTTAAGTGGTCTAGGCCTCAGATCTTGTGAGTTGGGCCCCAAATTTCCTAATTGGCTCCACACACAGACAAAACTAGAAGACCTTGATATctcaaataatgaaatttcagATCTCATTCCTCAATGGTTCACCAACCTATCCAACTTAGATTATTTGAGTGTTTCTCAAAATAGAATTCGAGGAAAATTACCAAACCTACCATTAGGTTTGAATCTAGTAGACTTTAGCAGCAATTTGCTAGAAGGCCCTATACCAAAAAATTATTCTGGAGCATCGGAACTGAACCTTTCCAATAACAAGTTTTCTGGAACCATTTTGGATCTGT CTTCCTGA
- the LOC115997673 gene encoding receptor-like protein EIX1, whose product MASLHLRNNRFYGEFPVSLQNCTSLVVLDLGNNYLSGGIPAWIGESLIDLNILCLDSNELKGSIPINICQLQSIQVIDLSSNHLSGSIPTCFNSLMTKFDELIPNTETFGYSQQIYGILDSTKEVFFDYEWLVWKGTEVEYSKNLKFMKLIDLSNNKLVGEIPVQITDLHMLNSLNLSRNKLTGSIPNKIGQMSSLESLDLSNNQLSGAIPFSLASISFLAHLDLSNNNLSGCIPLGTQLQGFTEAYKGNSKLRGPPLQTKCQRDEPGNAPQQGGIEEDEGWIIWDFDFFVSLALGFILGFWGVCGTLILKHSWRHAYFQFLEDKKEKICTAIVVYGAKLKRGMRAS is encoded by the coding sequence ATGGCTTCACTACATTTGAGAAACAATAGGTTTTATGGGGAATTTCCTGTTTCTCTACAAAATTGCACTTCATTAGTCGTTTTGGATCttggaaataattatttaagtGGGGGTATTCCTGCATGGATCGGGGAAAGCTTAATAGACTTGAACATCCTTTGCCTGGATTCAAATGAACTAAAAGGATCAATCCCAATTAATATATGCCAACTTCAATCCATTCAAGTAATAGATTTGTCTTCGAACCATTTATCTGGTTCCATTCCGACTTGCTTCAATTCATTAATGACAAAATTTGATGAATTGATTCCAAATACGGAGACTTTTGGATATTCTCAACAAATCTATGGGATTCTAGACTCTACCAAAGAAGTTTTCTTTGATTATGAATGGCTTGTGTGGAAGGGTACAGAGGTGGAGTATAGTAAGAACCTCAAATTCATGAAGCTCATTGATCTCTCGAACAATAAATTGGTTGGAGAAATTCCAGTTCAGATAACTGATTTGCATATGCTTAATTCACTAAACCTGTCAAGAAACAAACTGACCGGATCGATCCCAAACAAGATTGGTCAGATGAGCTCGCTAGAGAGTCTCGACTTgtcaaacaatcaattatctgGAGCAATACCATTTAGCCTGGCTAGTATATCATTTCTTGCTCACTTGGACTTGTCGAACAACAATTTGTCTGGTTGTATTCCACTCGGCACTCAGTTGCAAGGATTCACTGAGGCTTATAAGGGGAATTCAAAGTTACGTGGCCCTCCACTTCAAACAAAGTGTCAAAGAGATGAACCTGGAAATGCTCCACAACAAGGgggaattgaagaagatgaaggatGGATTATTTGGGACTTTGACTTCTTTGTGAGTTTGGCACTTGGATTCATTCTTGGTTTTTGGGGAGTATGCGGAACATTAATACTCAAGCATTCTTGGCGACATGCATATTTCCAATTTCTAGAAGACAAAAAAGAGAAGATTTGCACTGCCATTGTGGTCTATGGAGCCAAATTGAAGAGAGGCATGAGAGCTAGCTAG
- the LOC115995888 gene encoding receptor-like protein EIX2, with amino-acid sequence MRTTYLRWLLFLLIIVQYLNGSRSCFENERNALLSFKRSVSNPSFTSLSSWGASRNDDDCCKWEGIGCDNRIGHVVALHLGDNEGLQGEISPSLLHLRFLNFLDLSRNEFDTIPSFIGSLDKLVYLNLSYNNFSGNVPPHLGNISTLKYLDLGNNYIIDGQELEVVDTLEWISHLSSLEYLNMDWVDLHSVPDWLHSISKLSLLRTLSLSSCDVPSPPSSSLLHINSSTFLQHLSLPDGNIATFPLLNLWLNQSYFLEYLDLSYNHLVGGEKDIKFLRHLGNLKTLDLSYNSFSFNFSQLILGSEKLIEILKLHDNKIVGSLDDTREFNSLRELNLENNQLSGSLPDMSTMLSLEIFAIGNNTFNGNLMGSNIGHLSNLKCLDVSSNSLDGAISEISFSNFSKLNVLILSDNSLTVNLGIHWIPPFQLSGLGLRSCELGPKFPNWLHTQTKLDTLDISNNGISDLIPQWLTNLSNLVYLRASQNRIRGKLPNIPSTMYLVD; translated from the coding sequence ATGAGGACTACTTATCTCCGGTGGCTTCTGTTCCTTTTGATTATTGTTCAATATTTAAATGGGAGTAGGAGCTGCTTTGAGAATGAGAGAAATGCTCTTCTAAGCTTCAAACGTAGCGTTTCGAACCCATCATTCACCTCTCTTTCCTCATGGGGAGCCAGTAGAAATGATGATGACTGCTGCAAATGGGAAGGAATTGGTTGCGACAACAGAATTGGCCAtgttgttgctcttcatttgGGGGATAATGAAGGCTTACAAGGTGAAATCAGCccttccttgcttcatttacgGTTTCTCAATTTCTTGGATCTTAGTCGTAATGAATTTGATACAATTCCAAGTTTCATTGGTTCTCTTGACAAGTTGGTCTATCTTAATCtttcttataataatttttCTGGGAATGTCCCTCCTCATCTGGGAAATATTTCCACTTTGAAATATCTTGACCTTGGCAACAACTACATTATTGATGGTCAAGAATTAGAAGTAGTTGACACCTTGGAGTGgatttctcatctttcttccTTGGAGTATCTCAATATGGATTGGGTAGACCTTCATTCTGTTCCAGATTGGCTTCACTCAATTTCAAAGCTTTCTTTGCTGAGAACACTAAGCCTATCTTCCTGCGATGTTCCAAGTCCCCCATCATCATCACTTTTGCACATCAACTCTTCTACCTTCCTACAACACTTGTCTTTACCTGATGGAAATATAGCAACTTTTCCCttgctgaatttgtggctaaacCAAAGCTACTTCCTTGAATATCTTGACCTCTCCTATAATCATTTGGTAGGTGGTGAAAAGGACATCAAATTCTTGAGGCATCTTGGcaatttgaaaactctagatttatcatataattctttttctttcaacttTTCACAACTCATTTTAGGTTCTGAGAAGTTGATAGAGATTTTGAAATTACATGATAACAAAATTGTCGGATCATTGGATGATACCAGAGAGTTTAATTCCCTAAGAGAATTAAACTTGGAGAATAATCAACTTTCTGGTTCACTGCCTGACATGTCTACAATGTTGTCCTTAGAAATTTTTGCAATTGGCAACAACACCTTCAATGGGAACTTAATGGGAAGTAACATCGGCCACCTCTCTAATCTCAAATGTTTAGATGTTTCTTCAAATTCTTTGGATGGAGCCATATCTGAAATCAGCTTCTCTAATTTTAGCAAGTTGAATGTGCTCATCCTGTCTGATAACTCTTTGACAGTGAATTTAGGCATCCACTGGATTCCCCCATTTCAGTTAAGTGGTCTAGGCCTCAGATCTTGTGAGTTGGGCCCCAAATTTCCTAATTGGCTCCACACACAGACAAAACTAGATACTCTTGATATCTCAAATAATGGAATTTCAGATCTCATTCCTCAATGGCTCACTAACCTATCCAACTTAGTTTATTTGCGTGCTTCTCAAAACAGAATTCGTGGAAAATTACCAAACATCCCATCAACTATGTATCTAGTAGACTAG
- the LOC115995887 gene encoding receptor-like protein EIX2 has protein sequence METFGSSQQTYGIPNSVEEVFFDYEWLVWKGSEVEYGRNLKFMKLIDLSSNKLVGDIPVEITDLHMLNSLNLSRNKLTGSIPDKIGQMSSLENLDLSNNQLSGAIPSTLASLSFLAHLDLSNNNLSGCIPLGTQLQGFTEAYQGNSNLRGPPLLTKCHKQEEGIDEIEEDEGWIIWDFDFFVSLTLGFILGFWGVCGTLIFKLSWRHAYFQFLEEKKEKICTAIVVYGAKLKRGMRTS, from the coding sequence ATGGAGACTTTTGGATCTTCTCAACAAACCTATGGGATTCCAAACTCTGTCGAAGAAGTTTTCTTTGATTATGAATGGCTTGTGTGGAAGGGTTCAGAGGTGGAGTATGGTAGGAATCTCAAATTCATGAAGCTCATTGATCTCTCAAGCAATAAATTGGTTGGAGATATTCCAGTTGAGATAACTGATTTGCATATGCTCAATTCACTAAACTTGTCAAGAAACAAATTGACCGGATCCATCCCAGACAAGATTGGTCAGATGAGCTCGCTAGAAAATCTCGACTTGTCAAACAATCAACTATCTGGAGCAATACCATCGACTCTGGCTAGTTTATCATTTCTTGCTCACTTAGACTTGTCGAACAATAATTTGTCTGGTTGTATTCCACTTGGCACTCAGTTGCAAGGATTCACTGAGGCTTATCAGGGGAATTCAAATCTACGTGGCCCTCCACTTCTAACAAAGTGTCATAAACAAGAAGAGggaattgatgaaattgaagaagatgaaggatGGATTATTTGGGACTTCGACTTCTTTGTGAGTTTGACACTTGGATTCATTCTTGGTTTTTGGGGAGTATGCGGAACATTAATATTCAAGCTTTCTTGGCGACATGCATATTTCCAATttctagaagaaaaaaaagagaagatttGCACTGCCATTGTGGTCTATGGAGCCAAATTGAAGAGAGGCATGAGAACTAGCTAG